From a single Deltaproteobacteria bacterium genomic region:
- a CDS encoding amidohydrolase gives MKDGFKILDSDMHLREPGNLWDMYMEPEWRERAPKILSSTARSSAMVMIEGKILQGYQPTYRGGIFDATRIDNEIADYRAQGFDAKTQLAAMDREGLDVAVLYPSIGLGIMMRDEMDPKLAAAIARAYNNWLYDFCQTDPKRLKGAAMMPLQDPNEAVKEAQRAVGKLGFAGVYARPEPMRNLPWHARYFDSLWSCLEELNVPIGFHSATAAGEVTQIGDRFGDNLLLRHVVSHPLENMVAMVDTIGGGVCERHPKLKLAFLECYCGWVSFLLHRMDNAMAKGRFPTAGKLKPSEYFQRQCWISTEHEKELPMIIDLIGDDKIVFSTDYPHGDSDFPEAVEEFLEMKNVSKQSQKKILWDNCAALYNLN, from the coding sequence ATGAAAGACGGTTTTAAGATTCTCGATTCCGATATGCATCTGCGCGAGCCGGGAAATTTGTGGGACATGTATATGGAGCCGGAGTGGCGCGAGCGGGCGCCGAAGATTCTTAGCTCGACGGCGCGCAGCTCGGCGATGGTGATGATCGAGGGGAAAATTCTTCAGGGCTATCAGCCGACCTATCGCGGCGGCATCTTCGACGCCACTCGGATCGACAACGAGATCGCCGACTATCGTGCCCAGGGTTTTGACGCGAAAACTCAGCTGGCGGCCATGGATCGCGAAGGTTTGGATGTCGCGGTGCTCTATCCGTCCATCGGTTTGGGCATCATGATGCGCGACGAGATGGACCCGAAGCTTGCCGCCGCGATCGCGCGGGCCTATAACAACTGGCTCTACGATTTTTGCCAGACCGATCCCAAGCGGCTCAAAGGCGCGGCGATGATGCCGCTGCAAGATCCCAACGAGGCAGTCAAAGAAGCGCAGCGCGCCGTCGGCAAGCTGGGCTTCGCTGGCGTTTATGCCCGACCCGAGCCGATGCGCAATCTGCCCTGGCACGCGCGTTATTTCGATTCGCTCTGGTCGTGCCTTGAAGAACTTAACGTACCTATCGGTTTCCACTCGGCCACGGCGGCCGGCGAAGTGACGCAGATCGGCGACCGCTTCGGCGACAATTTATTGCTGCGCCACGTGGTGTCCCATCCGTTGGAAAACATGGTTGCCATGGTCGACACCATCGGCGGCGGCGTGTGTGAGCGCCACCCGAAATTAAAACTAGCTTTCTTGGAATGTTACTGCGGCTGGGTTTCTTTCCTGCTGCACCGCATGGACAACGCCATGGCCAAAGGCCGCTTCCCGACCGCGGGCAAGCTTAAGCCCAGCGAATACTTCCAGCGCCAGTGTTGGATCTCTACCGAGCATGAAAAAGAGCTGCCGATGATTATCGATTTGATTGGTGACGATAAGATTGTCTTTTCCACCGACTATCCCCACGGCGATTCGGATTTCCCTGAAGCGGTGGAGGAATTTCTCGAAATGAAAAACGTTTCGAAGCAGAGCCAGAAGAAGATTCTCTGGGATAATTGTGCGGCGCTGTATAACTTGAATTAG